Below is a window of Spelaeicoccus albus DNA.
GTAACGGTTCAGAGCCGAGCGGGCCGCTTCGACGGCGCCGTCCTGGATTTCCGCCGGTTCGATGACCGTTGCCGCTCCCCCGAGGCGCGGCAGCAGCCGGCGGAGCCATCCCGTGTCGGCAGTGCGCAATACGATGCGACGTCTGCCGTTGCCCAAATCGACGTCCTCGTCCGTCGGATAGTATTCGGCAATCCAGCCGGCTTCCGGCTCAAGTTCCATCGTCACTGCCGTGTCGGTCGAAGCCGGCACGAAAATGCCGGTGCTCAAGTCCTTCGGCTCGGCCCGTTCCGGGGGTGTCCCATCGATGTCGAGAAGCTCTGCCGCCGTGATCCGGTCGGTGCGGAACAGCCGCACATCGGCTGCGCGATGACACCAGCCCTCGAAATACCAGTGGCCGTCCGTCGACGTGAGAGTCATCGGGTCGACGTCCCGTTCGGTGACCTCGTCGCGTGCCGGCACCAGGTATGAGATGTGCACGCGCCGGGTCGCGCCCAGCGCCCGCTGCAGCGTGGCAAGGACGTCGGCACTGCCGGCCTCGGCAGCGTCCACGCCAATTGTCCGAGCTGCCGACAGCCCGCCGGTCGCCTCGACTAGTTTGGCAAGGGCGCTGTCCACGGCGTCCTTGCCGGCCAGGCCGGGCACGTCGGCGAGCATGCGCAGGCCCACGATAAGCGTGAGCGCCTCGTCCATCGACAATCGCACGGGTTTGGAAAGCTCGTCGGCGTTGCCGAGGTAAACGTGGCCGGATTCCCAATCGGCCTCGATCAGGTCATCGGGCATGTGCCCGGGTGTGCCGCAAAGGAACAGCAGCTGCAGGTCGTCAACGAGTTCGTCTTCGGTGATGTCGAACCGGGCCGCGGCATCGGACAGCCCGATGCCCTGATGGTCGAGCAGATACGGCACCATGGCCAGCAGCCTGGACAAATGATCGGTCGCGGGCAGAGTCATCGGGCTCCCTCCTCGCTTCCGGCGACAAATGCTTCGAGCCGTTCGATCACTGCTCGGCGGAGTTCGGGCGGCGACAGCACGACGACGTCCGGTCCGTAGCCGGCCAGTTCGGCCGCGAACGAGCCGAGGTCGGTGAAGTCGATGTCGATCTGGTCGGCGTCGAACGGGTGATCTCCGCAGGCCCGCATGCGCAAGGACTGTCCGGTGCCGGCGGCAAGGCCGAGCCGGGCAGGATAGGTGGGGGCCGGATCGTTCGAGAGCACCCGGCGAGCATCGAAGTCGTCGGGGATCTCGTACGCGCCCGAACGTCCGACGGCCTTCACCGTTCCGGTGATGCGTGAGAGGCGAAAGACGCGCGGAGCATCCCGGTCGGTGTCGTGGCCGCTGACGTACCAACGGCCGTGCCACGTCAACAGTCCCCAGGGTTGGAGGTGGCGCTCGGCCGTGTCGCCGCCGGGCTTGCGGTAGCTGAACGTCACGGAGCGTCGATGTCCGACGGCGCGATACAGCGGCGCGAACGCCGGCTCGACGGTGCGCACCCGCGGCTCGACGCCAATCAGCGATTCGCTGTCCGGCTCGACGCCGACGGCACGAAGCTTGGTCAAGGCACGCGCTGCGGGCCCGGCTAGCGAGGCCTGCTGCCAGGTCCGGGACGCGATGCCCAGCACGGTTGCCTCTGCGGCAGTGAAGTCGAGCACCGGCAGCTGGTAGGCCTCGCGGTCGATCTTGTAACCGGTGGTCGTCGTGTCGTCGTCGAACAACGTCTCATTGGTGCCGGTGACGACCGGAATGCCGAGTTCGCGCAGCTCGTCCTTGTCGCGTTCGAACATGCGCTCGAACGCCTCAACGGATTTGGCGTTGGCATACGGTTCGATGGCTTGTCGGATTTGGCTCTTCGTCAACCACGTTCGGGTCCACAGCAAGGCGATCACCAGGTTCAGCAGTCGCTCGGTGCGTCCGACGGGCGTGGAACTGGTAGGCACAGTGCAAATCTACCTGAGATCGCGCCGGCGAGTGGTGAACCTGCCGCGCGCCGGGTAGCGTTTCGAAGGTGATTCATTGGCGTAGGGCGCGCGTAGCGTCGATCCTGTCCGACCGGCCGGGAGTGCGTGAACTCACCGTCACGCCGTCGACGTCGCTCCCGGGAGCGACGACCAGCGACGTCCGGGCCGTGGCGTACACGGACCTCGTGGGGACGCCGGAACGCGGCGACGACGTGCTGGTGAACGTGTCGGCGCTGGCCCGAGGTCTCGGCACGGGCGGGTTTGCGCTGGTGGTGGCGTTGCCGGACCGGCTCCCGGCCGATCCGCCGGACGGGCCCGGACACCTCGTCAAGGCCCGGTACACGCCGATGCAGACCATGGTGCTGGGCGTGGACGATCAGGAATCGCCGCATCATGACGCGTTGGCGGCGGCGGACTCGCTGGACGGGATGCCGGTCGTGGTGGCCGATCTGCACTCGGCGCTGCCGGCGATAGTGGCGGGGATCCGGCTTGTCGATCCGTCGCTGGTGGTGGCGTACGTGATGACTGACGGCGGCGCGTTGCCCGCCCGGTTCTCCGCCACGGCTGCCGGCCTGACCGAGTCCGGCTGGATCGCCGGGACCGTCAGCGTGGGGCAGAGCTTTGGCGGCGATATTGAGGCGGTCAGCCTGCACACGGGACTGCTTGCCGCCAAAAGCGTGCTCCGGGCCGATATCGCTATTGTGGCGCAGGGCCCGGGCAACCTGGGCACCGGGACGAAATGGGGGTTCTCCGGCGTGTCGGCCGGCGAAGCCGTCAATGCGGCGTCCGTTTTGCACGGGCGTCCCATCGGTTCGCTGCGCGTCTCCGAGGCCGATGAGAGGCACCGACATTTCGGCGTCTCGCACCATTCGCTCACCGCCTACGGGCAGGTGGCCCTGGCGCCCGCCGAGATCGCGGTGCCGGAGCTGCCGGGGAAATTCGGTGCGGACGTGCGCAGGCAAGCGGCCGCGCTCGGAGCGCCGCGCGGCCGGCACGTTCTCGTCAACGTGCCGGCGGACGGCCTGGACGACGCATTGGCCGGCTGCCCGGTTCCTTTGAGAACCATGGGCAGGGGCCCGGGCGACGACCGGGCGGCCTTCGTCAGCGCGGCGGCTGCGGGACGGTACGCGGCTAACGCACGCCCATGAGGTCGACGACGAAGATGAGAGATTCGCCGGGGGCGATGGCTCCTGCCGCGCCGGCGTCGCCGTAGGCCAGCTTGGCCGGGATGGTGAGACGACGACGTCCGCCGACTTTCATGCCGGCGATGCCTTGATCCCATCCGGCGATGACCTGTCCGACGCCCAGCTGGAACTCGAGCGGGCTGCCGCGGTTCCACGAAGCATCGAATTCCTCGCCCGTGGAAAAAGCCACGCCGACGTAGTGAGCGCTGACGACACTTCCCGCCTTCGCCTCGGCACCGTCGCCGACTACCTCATCGACGACCTCGAGGTCAGCCGGCGGGATCTCGCCGGGAAATTCGATTTGCGGCTTGCTCCGATTAGCGCTCATGGGTGTCCTTGTCTGTTGTTCGGGCGCGTTCCGGACGGGTCACGCGCGATTTACGAGTCGGCCGACAGGATATCGACGACGAAGACCAGCGTCGAGCCGCCGGGGATCCCGTTGTTGTCGTCCTTGCCGTACCCCATCGACGGCGGCACCACGAGCAAGACCTGGCTGCCGACCGTTTGACCGACAAGCCCCTTGTTCCAGCCCTTGATGACTCGCGCCTGGCCAATGTTCTGCACCGTGTACGTGCTGGGCGACTTTCCCCAGCTGCTGTCGAACTCCTTGCCGTTCTTCCACAGCACGCCCGTGTATTTCACGGTGAGGTTGTCGCCGGCCTTGACGACCTTGCCCTTGCCCTTGATGAGCGGCTGGACGGTGAGCTTCGTCGGCGCCTTCGACTTCGGCACCGAGATCGACGGCTTGCCGTCCTTGGCCAGCTTGACCTTCGGCAACCCCTTCTTGGGCGGCACCGACGTGCCCTTGGCCCGAGTCGGGATGGTTTTCGCTCCGGTGACGTCGATGACGTAGACGAGCGTCTGCTGCGGCTGTCCTTGCTGCGCCGATGCGTTGAGCAGCAACAGGATGCGGCTGCCGATGTTCGCGCCCTTGACGGCCTTGAACAGGGCCGGGCTGATTTGCTTCGAGTCCATCGGGAACTGCGCGGACTTCTTCAGACCGTAGTTGGATTGAAGAGTCTTGCCGGTATTGCCGCTGACCATCGTCATATTGGCGCTGACCAGCTGGCCCTTCTTCACCGGTTTGCCCTTGCCGCGGTGCACGATTTTTGACGAGTCTTTCGCCACGAGCGGCGCCTTGAAGTCGACGGTCGGTTCTTTACCGGATTTGCCGGCAACCGTGATGTCGCCTATTCCATGAGACTTCGCGTCCTTGGCCGAGACCGCCGAACTGCCGGTGGACGGCGATGGGGACGACGAGGCATCGTCGTTCCCGTTGCTGCAACCGGACACGACGAGCACTGCCGCCAGCAAACCTGCAATGACACTTCGACGCACTTGATCAACCTTCAATGTGTAAA
It encodes the following:
- a CDS encoding helix-turn-helix transcriptional regulator, encoding MTLPATDHLSRLLAMVPYLLDHQGIGLSDAAARFDITEDELVDDLQLLFLCGTPGHMPDDLIEADWESGHVYLGNADELSKPVRLSMDEALTLIVGLRMLADVPGLAGKDAVDSALAKLVEATGGLSAARTIGVDAAEAGSADVLATLQRALGATRRVHISYLVPARDEVTERDVDPMTLTSTDGHWYFEGWCHRAADVRLFRTDRITAAELLDIDGTPPERAEPKDLSTGIFVPASTDTAVTMELEPEAGWIAEYYPTDEDVDLGNGRRRIVLRTADTGWLRRLLPRLGGAATVIEPAEIQDGAVEAARSALNRYRELG
- a CDS encoding FKBP-type peptidyl-prolyl cis-trans isomerase, with the translated sequence MSANRSKPQIEFPGEIPPADLEVVDEVVGDGAEAKAGSVVSAHYVGVAFSTGEEFDASWNRGSPLEFQLGVGQVIAGWDQGIAGMKVGGRRRLTIPAKLAYGDAGAAGAIAPGESLIFVVDLMGVR
- a CDS encoding DUF3866 family protein encodes the protein MIHWRRARVASILSDRPGVRELTVTPSTSLPGATTSDVRAVAYTDLVGTPERGDDVLVNVSALARGLGTGGFALVVALPDRLPADPPDGPGHLVKARYTPMQTMVLGVDDQESPHHDALAAADSLDGMPVVVADLHSALPAIVAGIRLVDPSLVVAYVMTDGGALPARFSATAAGLTESGWIAGTVSVGQSFGGDIEAVSLHTGLLAAKSVLRADIAIVAQGPGNLGTGTKWGFSGVSAGEAVNAASVLHGRPIGSLRVSEADERHRHFGVSHHSLTAYGQVALAPAEIAVPELPGKFGADVRRQAAALGAPRGRHVLVNVPADGLDDALAGCPVPLRTMGRGPGDDRAAFVSAAAAGRYAANARP
- a CDS encoding helix-turn-helix transcriptional regulator, whose product is MPTSSTPVGRTERLLNLVIALLWTRTWLTKSQIRQAIEPYANAKSVEAFERMFERDKDELRELGIPVVTGTNETLFDDDTTTTGYKIDREAYQLPVLDFTAAEATVLGIASRTWQQASLAGPAARALTKLRAVGVEPDSESLIGVEPRVRTVEPAFAPLYRAVGHRRSVTFSYRKPGGDTAERHLQPWGLLTWHGRWYVSGHDTDRDAPRVFRLSRITGTVKAVGRSGAYEIPDDFDARRVLSNDPAPTYPARLGLAAGTGQSLRMRACGDHPFDADQIDIDFTDLGSFAAELAGYGPDVVVLSPPELRRAVIERLEAFVAGSEEGAR
- a CDS encoding FKBP-type peptidyl-prolyl cis-trans isomerase, which produces MRRSVIAGLLAAVLVVSGCSNGNDDASSSPSPSTGSSAVSAKDAKSHGIGDITVAGKSGKEPTVDFKAPLVAKDSSKIVHRGKGKPVKKGQLVSANMTMVSGNTGKTLQSNYGLKKSAQFPMDSKQISPALFKAVKGANIGSRILLLLNASAQQGQPQQTLVYVIDVTGAKTIPTRAKGTSVPPKKGLPKVKLAKDGKPSISVPKSKAPTKLTVQPLIKGKGKVVKAGDNLTVKYTGVLWKNGKEFDSSWGKSPSTYTVQNIGQARVIKGWNKGLVGQTVGSQVLLVVPPSMGYGKDDNNGIPGGSTLVFVVDILSADS